The genomic interval ccaaaaaaaaggaaaaaaaggagaggttTCATACCTGATGAACTTGCTGCCACTTCAAGAGAAGCTTACCCAAGTCAGCACCATATTATCCGTCGTCAGCTTTTTGAATGACTTCAGTTAGTGTTCTTTGAGCTTTCTGTAATTTCAAATATCCGCACCAATCATTCAAACTTGTACACACGAAGCTAGAAACACGGCAACTCAAAGAATCATGTACAAAAAGGCAGGTTCAAAGCCTGAAAGTATCAGACAAAAgaaagtgaagtaaaagtagcatatcttacaaaaacaaaacagaaataaaaacatgttgaaatgtccttttcctGGTTTCATCGTGGCTCCCCGGAGAAGTATCAGAAAAGAATAATGGtaacgcacaaaaaaaaaccctttaaaaCCTGTGTAGCGTGTGACTTTTTATCTCGACTGTTGTCAAAATAGATGCTCCTCGTTCTGCTCTGCCATCCCCCATTGCCTGCCATCCATCCTCCAGCCTTACTTGCTCGGAGTaaaagagtttgttttaaaatatgagTTTGtagaaaatatctttttttttcttttttgtttttttgtccttttttgtgTAACAGTCCTCGATTCTCCCACGTGTCTGGTGCCTTACTGCAGAGTCACTTTGTTTCGGCACTTTGGGCCCCTTCGAGACTCACtgcggctccagaggaagatCTGACAAGAGATGAGAAGAGCAGTTAGAAACATCgcatgacagaaaaaaaaaaaaagtcaagatgcttccagaaacacaaaacagtcacacgcacacacacacacacacacacacacagacactggcAGCGATCAAACCCACCTCTGCCACCTCTTCACTTGTTATGCTGGTAGGAGTAGGTTGTGTGTTCTGTGGGCGTCTCTATGGCAACGGGTTGTTGGACAGCACTTTCCTGAGAGGGAGGCAGCGAACATTAAACCCATGACAACGTTTTAGTGTCAAACTGTTGTAGTGAGAGATAAACAGAGGTCAGTACCTCAACTGAGATGTTGGTGGCAGGCACTTGGGTGTACTGGGGGATGTAGGTCCCCTGCATAGATGTGTTTGCAGGCATATACTGCAGGTAAATAGAGACCATACTTCCATAAGACACGAGAGCTGCACGGCAATGACACTGTCAAATAAAGCTGCACTAGGTGAGATTTAAACGGGGCATTCAAGGTACGTAAACCAACAATGTCCAGACTCTTGAAGCCTCTATCATCGCATCTACATTCTTACTATAATGCAActgtgaaaaataaagtttatggAGATATTTTATACGCACGGTGCCCGGTGACAAAGATGACAATGAGATTGATTCATTTCAAATATTGAAAGATTTTTGGATTAACATGAGTTATTGTGTAGATGAAacacaggggcggttctgggggggggccaacaggggccagtgcccccgtgaCTCtaagtctggacccccctgtggcccccctgacagggagtctgcattaataacacaatcacagatttcttgcagtgattttcttctgaagggaaaggcggaaataaagtgtctcagcagtttactacccaatcaaaattgctgaaattgtaaacactgccttgtctgaatgagggatttatccttttttccggttGTATGTGcgcccttacaaaaaagccggccccaacctggcccccctattaaaactggtctagtgATGAAACACCAGGTTGTGTTTGAAATCCAAGCACTTCTCAAGGAGTATATTCAAATGCAAGCGTATTTGTTAACATAACAGCTAAAATTAAGTGTTTTCCAAACTTAAAACGTGAAATGACACCTGTCTTTAATTTCCTAAACTTGAAAGAGAAGCTGCAACTCAGGATGAACCTCCCATCCAATTCTTAAACATCTGATTTCTTCAACTTGCCCAAATATACAGTAGGTTTTGTTATTTCCACCCTAATCTGTAAAAGAAGGGAATGAACCTGCAGGGCAAGTTAAGATAATTGTCTTTCCCTTTTGTATCATCTTGTATACCACAATCACAGACTGCTCAGCTGTGTATACTTATGTGAGCGAAGGGGCAAATTAAACATACACATCGAAAGAAATCGCATGGCTGCCGTGTGTGTACTTCACCCTTCAAACACATAACAAACCAGCAAACTAAGTTCTGTGTGCCACACATTCTGCACTGCCCACATTCAGTACTGGCAGGCGATGGTCATTCGCCCACATTCATATATAAGTGACCATACTCTTGAGTGtttcacagacagaaaaaaatgcgTCAAATTGCCTTggaaacatttagatttagctGTGAAGTATCAGTGATAGCTCAGTGCTGAATACTCTACTGACTGTGCCACTGCTGCCCATGGAGAGGTGGCTGAGCTGCTGTGTCAGGGGCCCCATCATCGAGGTCGGCTGGATGGACATGGTGTGGTCCATTCCTGGCGTCAGGACTGCTCCCTGTaacaaaaacatacagcagtGTTAGCACTGAGAGGCTGTCTGACAGAACATGAAGGCAGCAGAATATTAAAAGGTCtccactgaaacaaaaacagctttaaaattCAAGATACTCACTGTGGGCGGCATGATATACGACTGGTGATGTAACCAGGATGGGTTGTGTACCTGCAGGAACAAGAAAGACACAAGCATACCAGGATAAGAATACAGTGTATAAAAATGATCAATCAGTATAGACGAGCAAATCCACATGAATGTTGCTGTATTTAAAGCAACTAATGTGTCAATATCATGAGACTTATAAGTATATGACAGCAGGCTGTTTGCTCTGAGGGTCTGTAACTACCTGGTAGGTGGACACAGGTGAATGCATGtatggagagagggaggtcGGCCCGATTATCCGGTTGGGGGCGATGCTGTAGGGAGAGGAGTAGAACCTACAGACGAGatgcaaatgaaaaatgtatacaaaaatTAGTCACCACAAAAACATGATCCCACTCCCTCTGGGCGTGCAAAGCAATTTTCAGAGTAGCAGTACTGACCCGTTCTGTAAGGCTGTGGTGGGGTCATAGGTCAGTGTCATTCCTCCCTGGAGAAACAAAGACCGGGGGCTGTGTCATTGTGAGGAAGATCAACGTGCTGTATCACGGGTTTAATAAAGAGAAAATGATCATTAACTCACAGTGTCCCCATCTCTCGTCCAGGGCCGGCCGTTCTGCAGATATTTCCCTTGGCTCTGTCGCTTCTTCTGGCCTCCATCAGCAAATTTACACAACAGAGGCTCTGACGGCACTGGAAAGTGTTGTTTGGGAAAACTTTTAATATGCTACATTAAAACAAGATGTCATCCTAGAAGGCGATGAGAAAAAGAAACCTCACCTGGAACTCCAGGTGGAGTCTTGATGTATTTTCCATTGAAATGTTGGATGATGGCTTCACATTTCTCTGTTGACTCCATCCTATAAGAACAGGtaaatgttcatttaaaatGATTACTGTGTTTAACAGGGCtacaactaatgattattttcattattgattaatctgctgattatttctAGAATCTATCGCTTAAGTTCAGTGTAGTTTAGTCTACAGCAtcacatattcacattttctgcttttactttgacgttgttatgttgttgttgctataCATGTGTTGCAGTTATGAGTTATCTCGTATCCTTTTTATGtattcatattatttttttgtcagttaactttgtgttttttctataACTTCTTGATATCTTAACATCGTTTAGGTGAAGGCTTCAAATAAGCCAACTGggttttctgcctcttcctgcactgtattttatttgttaacCTAAATTATTTGTGTATTCTTATTCTATTTTGCAgaactcaaaataaaactataaaatgtaaatactcatCACAACTTCCCCAACACAAAGTGACAGGTTAAAGCTGCTATTTATGAGAAAAGTCGATTTTTGAAACTCATTCCCAACTCACAAAGTGAAGCTTTGGGATGGCAGCCAATGTGTCCTACTCCCCAAACAGATTTGGGAAACCCAGAGTTGAAATGACAGTCAAAAATAATCTTTTCTTaaaaatagcacctttaaaatctttttttcccaccaACAGTCCAAATCCCAAAGATTCATTCAGATTCATTTACTataataaattacaaaaaatgctGGGAACAAGgaattatttgacatttttttgtctaGAAATGTTTTACAAACTGGCTAACTGAACTTATTGTTGCAACTTGTTGCAAATGTGTAACAGTTTCAAGTTGCAATTCTCTGTGTTGGAGATTTTCTACCTCTACTGGCCACCAGAGGGCTCACTCACCATGATTAATACTTAAAAACTAAAGTTGATCTCTAACTTCAGTACTGACTTTTCCAATTCCATCAACTAGATGTTTTTGGAAGTTGCACCATCAGAATCTGTCGTCTTAACACATGTGACTGAACACCCAAAGCTTATACCTGGCAAAACCCACTCCCCGGCTGGTTCCGTTGGCGTCACGGAGGATGCGAGTGGAAATGGCCTGGCTGAAGGGCTTCAACATGTTCTCCAGCTCCTGCTCGTCCATGGACATAGGCAGGTTTGAGATGTAAAGGTTGGTGGGGTCCTGCTCCTGTTGCTGaacggagagaagaagggaaATGATTGAAGAATGAGAAtgcaagagagggagagctcTTGCCGGAAAAAATCAGAACAAGCCCCTACAAAAAATGAGGAGCCATACAAAAAGCTGCTGGCAGGAACAGTGTGAGATGTATGATATTTGGATGGGTGGCAGGTGCAGGATATTAGACAGTCAGAGAGAAAGGGTTTGAAGCTGAAGGTGGATTTCATTTTGGCCTTGTATGAGAGAGTGAGCTGCATGAGTGAAGAGAAAGCAGATAttcagagatggaggagatAGTATTCTGGCTTGGCTGGACTTTAGCTGAACTTCTCTTTCGTTTTGCCTCACTATGACTGTCTCCTCCACTTTCTTCACCCCACTCACTCCTTTTTGTCTTTGCACTCCGCTCTCATGCGTTATTGCCACACTGGCAGAAGACAGGCTCACGGTGAGACTGGCCTCTTAAGAGGATGAAAGCGCAGGATCCAGGTAATGTGATATCAAAGTGTTATTACGTTTCAAATGGCTCTCCAACCACGGATGATCAAAAATGATTACGTGCTGGAGAATCACAGCAGAGACGCTTTGGACGGAGACCTGTGGAAACGATCTGGAGGACATCTGAAGCATTATGCTATCATCTTTCCGCAGGGCAAACATTATTGTCCAGTTCCCCAGGTCGTGGTAATAAGATGTCGCTTGTATTCAAGCAGTAATGTTCTCGTGGTAATCCCGACCTTGAATGCAGACACAGTGGCCGGCTCTGTTGGCTTGCATAAATCAGACAAATTATGCAGCTCTTCCCAAATGTGAGTTGGAGTTTTCTAGAAAACAACCTGAAAGAAACTCTTCATTTCATGCTTTTGGAGTATTCCGTCAGCTTTTTTTGGCCTCTATTCTCTTCCTCCTACTCAAACAAATTCAATTTCACCAACAGCATCTTGTAAGATAACCAATCTGTATCACCCTCTAACCATTATGCATATTCATTATCTCGGGGTGCAGATGTGATTAAAAACCTGTAAATGCGGTGTGAATTAATTTCCATCCTATGAATAATGTATGTGTAATCGCAGCGACCTGTGCTGCTGAAGGTGATTTCTccttcacctccctcctcctcctcctcctcctcctccttcacagcagcagtgaactAGCGACGAAGCTTGAACCCATGAGAGCGAGCAGAGGGGGGACCTGCTGTGGGTTTCAACTGCGAATGAGTCAGACTGAGTCATAGAGGAATATGACGCCAACATAAGCCCTGTTGTAAACCCGGAGTGAAGGGGAATCAAGTTATTTTGTGAGCAAGGAGCCGTATGAATGTCAGTGATCCAGCTTAACGAGAGATCAGCTTTCCCAGGGTGTCGGtggtgtgcgtgtgcgtgctcGTGAGTGTGTGTCATAATCCAGTTGAGGCAAGGCTGGTGAAGTGCATGTGCGATTTGtcaagtggtgtgtgtgtgtgtacatgtgtgtgttgacaggGCGGGTGGCTGGGCACAGGGCCCTGCTGACTGGGGAGCTGCTCAGACACTGAGTCAGATGCCACCAGGGAGAACAGGCAGGTCCTTTGTGCAGGAAGCTCTGAGAGCAGGCCCTGGGACACACTCCCTCAACACTGtcaccacactcacacacacaccacgtaCACGTGTGCGCTTCCGTGCACTCTTGTTTGTGAGCACACATATTCTACAGTGCATTAACACCCATAAATACACTGGTTTAAGCATTCGCCCATACgcgcatgcaaacacacacaaactcaggCTTAATTGGCTTATAGTCCTGAACCATGGCTCATACAGGCACAAAAGAAAACGTGGGAAGGGAGCATGTTGGAGATAGAGTCTGAGACAGTGTTCAAAATGAAAGTCATAAGAAGCAGGTCAGGCCAAGGAACAACCTTTCTGCTGCAAGGTTAATAATTCACCATTTAATTTGtaattaataattcatcatTGAACTCTTTGCTGAGTCACAGTCAAAATGTTGCAGACCATGTTCATTCCAGTGATGCCCTCAGGCGATGTGATGTTGTAATCTGCCCTTTAGGAGAACAAACTGCTGCTCCAGGTTCTTCATTCCTTCTGCAATCAGGCTACTAAATGTAGACAGTAGTCAGTTTAAATGACTCATACATCCTTTCAACTTCATTATTCATATGAACTGTTAGaaactttttcattttctttactgCTGCTTGTTGTTTCCTTGTATTAACCTATGTATGTTGAACTGCCTCGGAAATATAGCTGCCTTGAGTTTTGGATTGTGTGTATGAACTGGGTAGGCTGCAAATGAATTGACCTTCTTGGTATCGATAAAGTTCTCTGATTTTGAATCTGCGAATCTGACTATGCCCAAGGGaccactttataataaccatcattaataaatgttaaatgtatggTCAATTAAACTTTAGTGGAAGCAGCATTATCAAGAAATTGGCATTTTCTGCAATTTTGCGctcccccacagtttctgagtgaaaCACCACTGACAAATCCAacgtctgtaacaatttgtcagatataatttaggtgctaactacaaacaaagcTCATTACATTACTCTTACCTTGGCCATCTGAGCCTGCACTCCACCCGCCTTCAGCGCCGTCACTGCTTTCTGAGCAGAGGCCGGACTGTCAAAGTCGACAAAGCCATAGCCTGCAGGGACCGACACATACAACGAGACATAGAAGTTATGACAATGAGAGGTGCTCAGCGCAGGAATGTATGGACACAGGCATGTAACCTGTACACACAAGGCATGTAGAGTTGTAGTGTTAGAATCTGAAGAGACaggcagctgtgtttgtgtatgcttCTACATGGAGGACAAATGTagattatcattattgttattgacTGAAGACCATGGTTGCAAGGTGTACCAGCAAAAACAGTGCTGCAACAATAAGTCGATTACTCCATTAGACAATTGCCATAATCCAACTATTAtgctaatttaaaaaatgtatgtgcaaGTTACTTTTTGAACAAAAATGGTAAcgtttcagcttctcaaatgtgaatatttcccgTTTTTCTTGGTCTTTTATGATAGTGAACTGAATGTcattcaataataaataataaataaataaggatctttctgacattttctgacatATTTAATGTGAAACAATTTATCAAGAAAATCATTAGCGGATTAATCAagcattaacattttttttacagactaCAGAACCTCTGATTCATATCCAAGTTTTAAAACACTTCTCTCATCTAAGCTCCTGTTAAAATTCAACACCAGTTCAAACACTGACATACTTTtttctgggtgaactgctcAACGGTTACTTTAAACCAGCTGACTCCTTCACACCTCACCTTTGCACTTGTTGGTTGTCTTGTCCAGGATGGCCTTTGTGGATACGATTTTCCCATACCTGAAAAACAGCGAGAGGTTACACTCAAGGATCGCCCTTGCACCGtgtactgaaaataatgacttgTTTACATTCAATATTAGCATTGCAACATTGCTGATGCAATATGGTTTCTCTCTGAAAAACTTAACACACCCTGAGAGATTGTGCGCCGTGATGACTGAATCATAATTAACCTGAAAGATGCAGTGTCCTTACAATGAATACAATTACACcatctgaaaataaatgatgtgCAAAGGGGAAATTTTCTGGGGTCAATTAAATGTAGTAAGAGTAATGTCCCATGGGTTTCTGCATACTGGAGAGAAGTATAGATTTATCTTACTCATTCCATcccacacacagatgtcaatAGGGATCATAACTCAAGGGCGATCCAACATGACATGACAAAATGCTAAAAATGAATGTCTTTGCTGCATTTCTATATTGTATCCTGCATCATCTATCAGGCTGGCCAGCTATAGATAATGGAGATGCAAACGATAGCGCCTGGCTCGGGCAAATGCTGCTGTGAGGGAGAGTGTCTATCGGTTCCCATCTCTCCAGGCATGTGCATGCAGTGTAATCTGATATGCCTCTCCTTGGCTGTCCTGTCCAATGCTGGCTCCCAGCCATTCTCTCATTCTACTAACCAGCTTCTCTCTAGGCAGTGACCCTCTGGCACCACCTGCCACTGGGTCTTAGTGCCCCTCTCATAATGCAATCCAGCTTTTTCCTTACCCAgattcacagagagagagagacagagagagagagagagagagagagcctttCATATACTCTGTTAATAAGGATAAGCAATGACCTGCCGAAATTTTAATCTGACAGTTAATCTGTTGGATTACTCCAAATCGTAAATGAAATTGTTTGCTTAAAATTAATTTAGGATTATTtttcattcagaaaaaaaaggaaatctgcAAATCTTTATTCCCTCGCCGAGGTGACTTAATATCGAACATGTTTGAGATTTTATGGGAATATCCGTCTATTCTAAATTATCGAATTGGACGCTCCAACAGTAGATTACACTACTATGTGTTGGAAATTTAAATATTGAAGAACAGATACACTATATATTCAGATTTTACTTGACTTAGTTTTCTAAATACAGGGCAGTACAACATGACCAAACTGTCATTGGTTTGATCCTACAATAATGTTTATAATATAGAACCCACTTTCTCTTTCTGCCTGATAatgaaaaaactgaatacatatacatatagacATACATATAGATTTTCATTCTGTTCATCTTCATTCTTAATTCTCACATGGAGGGAAATTGTTAAAAATATGTAGATACTGGTACCGGTACAGATATCTATACTGATACCCTAACTCCGATATCGGTTCCTGAATAATCCTTTTTTTGATACCAATTTTATGAAATACATTAGAACAAAAGATTGCATTGTACATACATGTGACAAGCCCCGCCTCTGCCTGCCTCcagacagccaatcaccagcATGATTAGATCCTGGCACAACAAGCATGCTGCATGCTTATTGGCTCACTGACGCCGATGAGATTAACTCCTTAGGTATTGTCATTTGGTATCAAATGACGAGACGTTTTTCTATACTCGATAATATCAAGGTAATGTGGTCGGTGCCATTAAAGTACTGAAGTTTGATACCCAGCCCTGCTCACATGTGTTTATACCCTACATAAAATCTTTTTGAAACAGAGCCCGACCAATATTGCATTTTTGGGTCTGACACCGATAATTAGGGAGTTATAAAATGATTTATATTTGTACATAATGGAGACGGGatgttttacactttaaaaataaagtttaccATCTATAATGGTACACTGAAACTTGGATTTAATAATTATGAACTACCACAAGGATCTTCTCTTGCATTCCTTTCTGTAAAAAAAGGACAGTTTTcataccagaaaaaaaaatacggCAATACTGATATATCTGTAATAATATCAGCTGACCAATATATTGCTGGGGCTCTATGAAACATCTTAATAAACCTCCTTTTTATGACACGATCAAGGTATCACCCTGAAGGTCTGTTGTATTATGCATTTGGCCTCCTATACAACATTACTATTTCATGGTGCATTTCTGATTCTAAGCCATAACATGCCACCAACTGGACTGgatgtatatatgtacat from Sparus aurata chromosome 7, fSpaAur1.1, whole genome shotgun sequence carries:
- the LOC115584699 gene encoding RNA-binding motif, single-stranded-interacting protein 2-like isoform X2, whose protein sequence is MLLSAPPRTGINPYNGYTGKNTKRQTYVSPSNHQMAPPSPNHNINSNSNTNSISNGSSSNNGGDQLSKTNLYIRGLHPGTTDQDLVKLCQPYGKIVSTKAILDKTTNKCKGYGFVDFDSPASAQKAVTALKAGGVQAQMAKQQEQDPTNLYISNLPMSMDEQELENMLKPFSQAISTRILRDANGTSRGVGFARMESTEKCEAIIQHFNGKYIKTPPGVPVPSEPLLCKFADGGQKKRQSQGKYLQNGRPWTRDGDTGGMTLTYDPTTALQNGFYSSPYSIAPNRIIGPTSLSPYMHSPVSTYQVHNPSWLHHQSYIMPPTGAVLTPGMDHTMSIQPTSMMGPLTQQLSHLSMGSSGTESAVQQPVAIETPTEHTTYSYQHNK
- the LOC115584699 gene encoding RNA-binding motif, single-stranded-interacting protein 2-like isoform X1, coding for MLLSAPPRTGINPYNGYTGKNTKRQTYVSPSNHQMAPPSPNHNINSNSNTNSISNGSSSNNGGDQLSKTNLYIRGLHPGTTDQDLVKLCQPYGKIVSTKAILDKTTNKCKGYGFVDFDSPASAQKAVTALKAGGVQAQMAKQQEQDPTNLYISNLPMSMDEQELENMLKPFSQAISTRILRDANGTSRGVGFARMESTEKCEAIIQHFNGKYIKTPPGVPVPSEPLLCKFADGGQKKRQSQGKYLQNGRPWTRDGDTGGMTLTYDPTTALQNGFYSSPYSIAPNRIIGPTSLSPYMHSPVSTYQVHNPSWLHHQSYIMPPTGAVLTPGMDHTMSIQPTSMMGPLTQQLSHLSMGSSGTYMPANTSMQGTYIPQYTQVPATNISVEESAVQQPVAIETPTEHTTYSYQHNK